Part of the Cohnella candidum genome, AGCAGCAGCGTGCCCAGCAGCGCCACGGCGGCATCCGTCCAAAAATTCGCGTCAGCCCAACTTCCCGCATGGAACAGCAGGAATGTGCCCAAGACGAAGATCGGCGTAAAAGGACGCCCTTCGTTCAGCAAGTTCCAAGCTCTGGCGGCGACGATTTCGAAACCGGAAGCGCGTTTCATTCGGCAGGCCCTACCTTTCCGAGCCGGCGGCGGGACAGCCAACCGGATCCTTCTTTCCAGGATATCGGCAGAATGAGCCAGGATATGGCGCCTGCCGCGAACGAGAACAGAAATTTGTAGCCATGGGAGACGACCGCCACCGCCAATGCGGTTTCGCCGTCCATGCCCAAAGCGGCCAAAGAAGCGGACATCGTCGTTTCATACGTGCCGATCCCACCTGGCGTCACGTGGAATATCTGGCCCGCCACCGTCATGCTGCCCGCCCACACCGCTTCCACGAAGGAGACGGAGGCGTGCAGAACGTGAAGCACGCCGTAAGGAACGAAGCCCTCCAGCACCCAACTGACCGCGGTCACGAGCCAGGCCGCCAATGCTTTCCCGCTGCGAAGGCGGCCGAGCAGCTCCCATTGGCGAAGGGCGAAGCTGCTGCCCTTCCGCGCGGCTGTACGAAGCGCAAGCAGGACGATCACCGCGCCTAGAACGCTTGCCGGGACCAGCAGCCAAGCGGCACCGGGCACCCAAGCGACGCCGAGCAGGGCCAAACCTAGCACACCATACAACGCCAATACGGAAACGTCCATCGCTCTCATGACCGCAACCGTATGGAGGGCTTCGTCGTACTTCTTTCCTTCCATTTTCGCCGCCAGTCCGGTTCGAACGAGATCGCCGGCCTTCACCGGCAGCAAATGGTTGATGAGCAAGCTGTACCCGATCGGCGCCAAGTGCTTCCATACCGGCTGTCCGGCACCCGCGTAAATCTTCCAAGCCCATGCCTTCACATAAAATGAAAGTGCATAGGCGAGACTCATGAGCACAAGCGTCCAAGGGGATCGGAGCAAGGACTCCATGACGGAAGAGAGTTCACCGCCGTGAAGGAAACGCGCCGCAAGCAACACGAAAACCGCCAGCATCAAGATGCCGACGGTTCCTTTAACGCGCTTCCCTATCGCTGTCATGGCGACGCCTCCGTCAAGCCCCGTACATGAGAAACATTCTCAATGTCTCAACCAGTATACTTGGACGGTCTCTTTGCGTCAATTCTTGGCGGCTAAATGAGCCGCGATTTTGCGGCCATGAAAACGTCCGCTTTCGATGAAAATTTCATTCGCGTCCCGTCCGGTCGATACGACGCCGGCCAAATACAGACCAGGCACGTTCGTCTCCATCGTTTCCGGATCATGCGTCGGCGGAATGTCGCCGTCCGGGGCGTGAACGCCCATTGCCCGCAGAAACCCGCGATCGGGGCGGAAACCCGTCAGTGCGAGCACGAAGTCGCAGCCCACGATCTCGCTGGAATCTCCCGACTGCACCGTCACTTCTTCCGGGCGAATGGCCGTCACGCGGGATTGAAGCCGCAGTTCAATACGACCCTTATTGACCAGCCCTTCAAACAAAGGACGAACCCATGGTTTAATGTTCGCCGAAACGGATTCCCCGCGGTAGACGACCGTCACCTTCGCCCCTACTCGCTCCATCTCGAGCGCCGCATCGACCGCGGAGTTGCTGCCTCCGATAATGACGACGCGCGTACCCGCGTAAGGGTGAGCCTCCCGGAAAAAGTGCGTGACGTGAGGCAAATCCTCTCCGGGGATGCCAATACGGTTTGGATGATCGAAATAGCCGGTGGCCACGATGACCGCGCGCGCCCGCGTTTCCAGCGCTTCGCCGCCGCGGCGGACGGAGCGGACGACGAATTCTCCGGACGGCGTTTTCTCTACGGCGGTCACTTTCTCGTATCTTCGGATCCGCAGGTTCCGGCGCTCGGACACGGTCCGGTAATAGTGAAGTGCCTCCAACCGCGAAGGCTTGTCATGAGGAGTGATGAAAGGCACCCCGGCGATCTCCAGCAACGCGGGCGTGCTGAAGAACTGCATGTTGATCGGATAGCAGCTGATCGAGTGAACGACGTTCTCCTTCTCGATGATCAGCGGGTCGAATCCTTTATCCTGAAGCTCCGCGGCCGCGGACAACCCGCAAGGCCCGGCGCCGATGATGATGACGTCTTCTGCTTTCACGTTTCTCGCGCTCCCAACCTGCTGTTTTTCTTATCCGTAAATTTTACTGCAACGCCATGGAGGAAGCAAAAACGAACGGAGAGCCGGTCCGCTATCTCGGGTCCATCTTTCTTCGGAGTTTATTTTCGGTAGACGAATCCGGAGCCGGCGTGTAGACGCTGCACCGCAAATCCGCGCTGCCCTGAACTTGCAGCGAGGTGAGATGGAAGAGCATTTTCCCCGCTTTGGCGTGCCGGAATTCGATCAGCACCTCCGGAGCGGATTTCACCTCGCTCTGCTCCCATAGGGAAGCAAAATCGGGATGCACTTCTTTCATCTCGTCCACGAAACGACCGTACCAAGGATCCTCCACGTATTGGCCGTAATAAGCGCGGAATATGGCCAGATACCCTCGGATGAAATGCTCCCAATTCACGGCCAACCTGCGAAGCTCATTCCGCGTAAACAAGAGCCTGATCATATTGCGGCTATCAAATGGAATCTGTTCGAAATCCAGGAAAACATAGGAGGCCGCTTCGTTCCAACCGACAATGTTAAATCTCCTATCCGTGATCACCGTCGGACAATAGCGCAGCTCGTCCATGATTTTACGAAGGGGTGGGCTGATCTCCGGGCGTTCTTCTTGCTGCTGCATGGCTGTGCCCAAACCCGACTCCAGCGCCAAGGCATGCAAGTATTTTCGTTCGTCGACCGTCAGCCGCAACGCCGAAGCGATGCAGTCCAACACCTGAGCCGACATGCGAATGTCCCTCCCTTGCTCCAACCAGGTATACCATGTCGTGCTGACACCCGCCAACTGGGCGACCTCTTCCCTGCGGAGGCCTGGCGTCCTTCTGCGGCCGCCCGGGGCTAGACCGACGGACTCCGGCTGGATTTTGACTCGTTTTGCTTTTAAAAAAACGGACAACGCTTGAAGTCTCGCTTCCCTGTCCATCTCTTCACCCTTCTCGTCTATTCTGATCGTGGTACTCTCTGTACTATGATAAACGATATCTTGTAATAGGATAACCGGCATGGCAAGATATTTTCAGATTTTGACGGGAATGGGTGGGTGACGGCATGGAACGCGTGGTGATTACGGGGATGGGCGTTGTCTCTCCTCTCGGAAACAGCGTGGAAAGCTATTGGAATCGGTTGATTCGGGGAGAATCCGGGATTTCGCGGATCGATAGGTTCGACGTTTCCCGGCACAAGTCCCGAATTGCCGGCCTTGTCCGTGATTTCGACGGGGAGGCGTTATTCGGCCGGAAAGAGGCCCGGCGCATGGACCGCTTCTCCCAATTCGCTCTGGCGGCCGCCGAGCAGGCGATTGCGCAATCCGGACTAGAGTTCGAACGGGTGAATAGCGAACGGGTCGGCGTTTTCGTCGGCTCCGGCGTAGGCGGCTTGCAGACTTTAGTGGATCAGGACACCCTGTTGCACGAGCGGGGACCCGAGCGCGTGAGTCCCCTCTTGGTGCCCATGATGATTTCGAATATGGCGGCGGCCATGATCAGCATCAAGTACGGCATAACAGGTCCGACGATGTCTCCGGTTACGGCTTGCTCCATCGGCAATACATCGATCGGAGAAGCGTTTCGGTCGATCCGCTGGGGCGTATTGGATGCGGTCGTTGCTGGTGGAGCCGAAGCAGCCGTCACGGAGCTTTCGCTCGCGAGCTTCGGCAACGCGACGGCTTTATCGAGCCGCAACGACGAACCGGCTAAAGCCAGCCGACCGTTCGATGCAGGACGGGACGGGTTCGTCATGGCGGAAGGAGCGGGGATTCTCGTGTTGGAGTCGCTCTCTCACGCCTTGCGTAGGAACGCGCCGATCTTCGCGGAAGTGATCGGTTACGGTGCCACCTCGGACGCTTACCATATGGTGGCCACTCATCCGGAGGGGACCGGAGCTTACAATGCGATGAAGCTGGCGATTCAAGAAGCCGGCATTCAACCCGCAGACGTATCGGTCATCAGCGCGCACGCGACGAGCACGGAGATCGGTGACATTTCCGAAACTTTGGCCATTAAAAAGCTGTTCGGCGAAACAGCCGGCCGAATCCCGGTGACGGCGAACAAGTCCATGACCGGTCATTTGCTTGGCGCATCGAGCGCAGTGGAAGCGATCGGTTTGGCGCAATCCTTGCGACACGGCATCATTCCGCCAACCATCAATCTCGAGCAGCCTGATCCCGCGTGCGATTTGGACTATGTCCCGGAACGGGCAAGGGAAGCCGAGTTGTCCATCGGGTTGTCCAATTCCTTCGGCTTTGGCGGCCATAACGCGGTTATCGCGCTTAAATCTTGGCGAGCATAAGTCATGACTCCCTGATGAGAAAAAAAGCCCATCGTCTCCCTTGAACAGGGAAAGCGATGGGCTTTTCGTTATTGTTGGCCTTATTCGCCGCCGGCGGCGGAGATCCGGCTCAGCGCACGCTGCAGAGCGAGCTCCGCGCGTTTGTGATCCAGCTCGGTCGACCTGTCGGTCAGACGACGCTCGGCGCGTTCCTTGGCTTGTTGGGCACGGACGACGTCAATGTCATGGCCCAGCTCGGCCGCTTCCGCCAGAATCACGACTTTGTCCTTGCGGACTTCCATGAAACCGCCATGAACGGCCAAGTACTCATCTTTGCCGTCGATTTTGGCTTTCACGGGCGCGATCTTGAGCGGGGTGACGAGCGGAACGTGGTTCGGCAAAATACCGAGCTCGCCGCCGACGCCTTTGACAACGACCATGTTGACGTCTTTCTCGTACACCTTGCGTTCAGGCGTGACGATTTCGAGTCGTAGGGTGCTCATTTCGATTCCTCCCTGGCCGTCGGCGGATTAAACCGCAGCAGCGAGTTTTTTGGCCTTCTCGACAGCGTCTTCGATTACGCCGACGTTGTGGAAAGCCGGTTCCGGGAGATCGTCATGCTTCCCTTCGAGGATCTCTTTGAAGCTGCGGATCGTTTCTTTAACCGGCACGTATACGCCTGGGATGCCGTTGAAGGCTTCGGCGACGTGCAGCGGCTGGGAAAGGAACAGCTGAACGCGGCGGGCGCGCAGTACGACGAGCTTGTCTTCCTCGGACAATTCGTCCATCCCGAGGATGGCGATGATGTCGAGAAGCTCTTTGTAGCGTTGCAGCAGGCGTTTGATGCCTTGCGCGACGTTGTAGTGCTCTTCGCCGACGATTTCAGGCGCCAGGATACGGGAAGAAGAAGCCAGCGGGTCAACCGCCGGGAAAATACCCATGGCTGCGATGTTACGCTCCAAGTTGGTCGTTGCGTCCAAGTGGGCGAACGCCGTAGCCGGAGCCGGGTCGGTGTAGTCGTCCGCAGGTACGTAAATAGCCTGGATCGACGTGATCGAACCTTTTTTGGTCGAGGTGATGCGTTCTTGCAATTGGCCCATCTCGGTCGCCAGCGTCGGCTGGTAACCTACCGCGGACGGCATACGGCCGAGAAGCGCGGATACCTCGGAACCCGCTTGGGTGAAGCGGAAGATGTTGTCGACGAACAGAAGAACGTCGCGGCCTTCTTCGTCGCGGAAGTATTCCGCCATCGTCAGGCCCGTCAGTGCGACGCGCAGACGCGCTCCCGGAGGCTCGTTCATCTGGCCGAATACCATCGCAAGCTTGGAGATAACGCCGGACTCCGCCATTTCGTGGTAGAGGTCGTTCCCTTCGCGGGTACGCTCGCCTACGCCTGCGAATACGGAAATACCGCCGTGCTCGGATGCGATGTTGTGGATCAGTTCCTGCATCAAGACGGTTTTGCCTACGCCGGCGCCGCCGAAGAGACCGATTTTACCGCCCTTGGTGTAAGGAGCGATCAGGTCGACGACCTTGATGCCGGTTTCCAGCATTTCCGTTTGGGTAGAGAGGTTTTCGAAAGTAGGAGCGGCGCGGTGGATCGGGTAAGTGATCGCTTTATCCGCTTCTCCCGCGTTGTCGATCGGCTCGCCCAATACGTTGAATACCCGTCCCAGCGTAGC contains:
- a CDS encoding lysylphosphatidylglycerol synthase transmembrane domain-containing protein, whose protein sequence is MTAIGKRVKGTVGILMLAVFVLLAARFLHGGELSSVMESLLRSPWTLVLMSLAYALSFYVKAWAWKIYAGAGQPVWKHLAPIGYSLLINHLLPVKAGDLVRTGLAAKMEGKKYDEALHTVAVMRAMDVSVLALYGVLGLALLGVAWVPGAAWLLVPASVLGAVIVLLALRTAARKGSSFALRQWELLGRLRSGKALAAWLVTAVSWVLEGFVPYGVLHVLHASVSFVEAVWAGSMTVAGQIFHVTPGGIGTYETTMSASLAALGMDGETALAVAVVSHGYKFLFSFAAGAISWLILPISWKEGSGWLSRRRLGKVGPAE
- a CDS encoding YpdA family putative bacillithiol disulfide reductase yields the protein MKAEDVIIIGAGPCGLSAAAELQDKGFDPLIIEKENVVHSISCYPINMQFFSTPALLEIAGVPFITPHDKPSRLEALHYYRTVSERRNLRIRRYEKVTAVEKTPSGEFVVRSVRRGGEALETRARAVIVATGYFDHPNRIGIPGEDLPHVTHFFREAHPYAGTRVVIIGGSNSAVDAALEMERVGAKVTVVYRGESVSANIKPWVRPLFEGLVNKGRIELRLQSRVTAIRPEEVTVQSGDSSEIVGCDFVLALTGFRPDRGFLRAMGVHAPDGDIPPTHDPETMETNVPGLYLAGVVSTGRDANEIFIESGRFHGRKIAAHLAAKN
- a CDS encoding helix-turn-helix transcriptional regulator, whose amino-acid sequence is MDREARLQALSVFLKAKRVKIQPESVGLAPGGRRRTPGLRREEVAQLAGVSTTWYTWLEQGRDIRMSAQVLDCIASALRLTVDERKYLHALALESGLGTAMQQQEERPEISPPLRKIMDELRYCPTVITDRRFNIVGWNEAASYVFLDFEQIPFDSRNMIRLLFTRNELRRLAVNWEHFIRGYLAIFRAYYGQYVEDPWYGRFVDEMKEVHPDFASLWEQSEVKSAPEVLIEFRHAKAGKMLFHLTSLQVQGSADLRCSVYTPAPDSSTENKLRRKMDPR
- the fabF gene encoding beta-ketoacyl-ACP synthase II translates to MERVVITGMGVVSPLGNSVESYWNRLIRGESGISRIDRFDVSRHKSRIAGLVRDFDGEALFGRKEARRMDRFSQFALAAAEQAIAQSGLEFERVNSERVGVFVGSGVGGLQTLVDQDTLLHERGPERVSPLLVPMMISNMAAAMISIKYGITGPTMSPVTACSIGNTSIGEAFRSIRWGVLDAVVAGGAEAAVTELSLASFGNATALSSRNDEPAKASRPFDAGRDGFVMAEGAGILVLESLSHALRRNAPIFAEVIGYGATSDAYHMVATHPEGTGAYNAMKLAIQEAGIQPADVSVISAHATSTEIGDISETLAIKKLFGETAGRIPVTANKSMTGHLLGASSAVEAIGLAQSLRHGIIPPTINLEQPDPACDLDYVPERAREAELSIGLSNSFGFGGHNAVIALKSWRA
- a CDS encoding F0F1 ATP synthase subunit epsilon, with translation MSTLRLEIVTPERKVYEKDVNMVVVKGVGGELGILPNHVPLVTPLKIAPVKAKIDGKDEYLAVHGGFMEVRKDKVVILAEAAELGHDIDVVRAQQAKERAERRLTDRSTELDHKRAELALQRALSRISAAGGE
- the atpD gene encoding F0F1 ATP synthase subunit beta, which codes for MNKGRVIQITGPVVDIEFDHGQLPEILNAIRIEHKAQNSGERDIALTVEVATHLGDNLVRAVAMSSTDGLVRGMEAVDTGAPITVSVGPATLGRVFNVLGEPIDNAGEADKAITYPIHRAAPTFENLSTQTEMLETGIKVVDLIAPYTKGGKIGLFGGAGVGKTVLMQELIHNIASEHGGISVFAGVGERTREGNDLYHEMAESGVISKLAMVFGQMNEPPGARLRVALTGLTMAEYFRDEEGRDVLLFVDNIFRFTQAGSEVSALLGRMPSAVGYQPTLATEMGQLQERITSTKKGSITSIQAIYVPADDYTDPAPATAFAHLDATTNLERNIAAMGIFPAVDPLASSSRILAPEIVGEEHYNVAQGIKRLLQRYKELLDIIAILGMDELSEEDKLVVLRARRVQLFLSQPLHVAEAFNGIPGVYVPVKETIRSFKEILEGKHDDLPEPAFHNVGVIEDAVEKAKKLAAAV